From one Flavobacterium sp. N502536 genomic stretch:
- a CDS encoding YegP family protein has product MEKFVVNRKANGEFQFDFVNKNGEVILSSGGYTRKFMCIKGIESVKNNSQDSTKFFKKTNSKEERYFNLKAFNGKIIGTSKMFKDRDSRDAEILEFRKYAPEAIVEDQSNAILESVA; this is encoded by the coding sequence ATGGAAAAATTTGTAGTTAATAGAAAGGCTAATGGAGAATTTCAATTTGATTTTGTAAATAAAAATGGCGAAGTTATTTTGAGCAGTGGAGGGTATACCCGAAAATTTATGTGTATAAAAGGGATTGAATCCGTAAAGAACAATTCACAGGACAGCACAAAATTCTTCAAAAAAACAAATTCAAAAGAAGAGCGATATTTTAACCTTAAGGCTTTTAACGGTAAGATTATCGGAACAAGTAAAATGTTTAAAGACAGAGATTCCCGTGATGCGGAAATCCTGGAATTTAGAAAATACGCGCCGGAGGCTATAGTAGAAGATCAGTCTAATGCTATATTGGAAAGCGTTGCGTAG
- a CDS encoding TonB-dependent receptor, translating to MKTIYKAILIFSVALFTQNMTAQKASISGTITDTQSPLPGATIVLSNNQKATTDFSGYFTIQDVAAGSFELEISYIGYEVKNIKIDIKDNQQLKLGIIQLQTNSKELNEVVVSGMTQRNSEARALNMQKKAMSIVNVIAADGIGKLPDRNAAETVQRMPGVSIERDQGEGRFVSVRGLPPFWSSTTINGNRIPTAEEETTSRATAFDFFPSDLIAYVEATKALTPDMDGDAIGGSVNFTTQTAPTKRTIKATVFSGYNQKSDKGIYSGSLTIGDKSKNGKFGYIINGTYWDRNWATDNYEARRQGDQGVYRLELRDYTGVRKTTGLNGAMEFNPSSRDKIFLKATYGGLTDEETHYKHRIRFDKFNGATNALTVEQQDIHNQLMTQFIGIDLGGKHQLANGNLDWSVASYRNRFKYGNIPNAEDNSYFLIQFNQTGVGVKPEYLDTVPLANGGAGGPRAYWAADGGMLDPNNPKSIFDFYSDPNFKTDPAKMKFSTLELYKINIVERDNIIAAVNYEHNFNENLKMKFGAKLTDKDRIATFRDEYYNWTGSPTPYLSNYGPDLINQPGGTDYMRKETGSSIGNSFGPVLSADGMSKLFNTSKGNLVLNPTDSQIPELGKGLGRNFNVGETTSSVYAMSTYSLSDKWTILGGLRVTNTITQVTGKTVENNVVVDAENTKTYTSVLPMMHVKYTPIDNLNLRFATTRTFARPNFGDISPAGSLNTIDGEYAGGNPNLNPTYSWNFDLLGEYFLDEVGIINAGVFYKSITDPIFDDTYQGTINGIPDIEISSPANGGNAWIGGVEFGITKRFSFLPGFLKYFGTQINATLMNSEMTLGQNANNPNGRKVSTPYQAKELYNLQLFYENGKLNVRAAFNHKGAYATSFDANAKNTDMNDIYYGKYNSLDFSASYKIGDHFTLFSDVNNVLNEPLMYHFGETPNRPKQVEYYGMKFNLGLKYNL from the coding sequence ATGAAAACAATTTACAAGGCAATTTTAATTTTTTCGGTTGCACTTTTTACTCAAAACATGACCGCCCAAAAGGCAAGCATTAGCGGAACAATAACCGATACGCAATCGCCACTTCCAGGGGCGACTATTGTTCTGTCTAATAATCAAAAAGCAACAACTGATTTTAGTGGTTATTTTACCATTCAGGATGTTGCAGCAGGTAGTTTCGAATTGGAGATTTCCTATATCGGATACGAAGTAAAAAATATAAAAATTGATATTAAAGACAATCAACAGCTTAAATTAGGAATCATTCAGCTGCAAACCAATTCTAAAGAACTGAATGAAGTTGTGGTGAGCGGAATGACACAAAGAAATAGTGAAGCCAGAGCGCTGAACATGCAGAAAAAAGCAATGAGCATCGTAAACGTAATTGCAGCCGACGGGATCGGAAAACTTCCGGATCGTAATGCTGCCGAAACCGTACAGCGTATGCCGGGAGTTTCGATCGAACGCGATCAGGGTGAAGGACGTTTTGTATCGGTGAGAGGATTACCGCCTTTTTGGTCATCCACTACAATCAACGGAAACCGAATTCCAACAGCCGAAGAAGAAACGACTTCGAGAGCTACGGCATTTGATTTTTTTCCTTCAGATCTTATTGCATATGTAGAGGCTACCAAAGCCCTTACGCCGGATATGGATGGGGATGCAATTGGTGGAAGCGTAAACTTTACCACACAAACCGCTCCAACCAAAAGAACCATTAAAGCCACTGTTTTTAGCGGATACAACCAAAAATCTGATAAAGGAATTTATAGCGGATCGCTTACTATTGGCGACAAAAGTAAAAACGGAAAGTTCGGATACATCATCAATGGTACGTACTGGGACAGAAATTGGGCAACCGACAATTACGAGGCCAGAAGACAGGGAGATCAGGGAGTTTACCGATTAGAGCTTCGTGACTATACAGGAGTTAGAAAAACCACAGGTTTGAATGGAGCGATGGAATTCAATCCTTCGTCGAGAGATAAAATTTTCCTGAAAGCTACTTATGGCGGACTTACGGATGAAGAAACGCATTACAAACACCGTATTAGATTTGACAAATTCAATGGAGCAACAAATGCGTTGACTGTTGAGCAACAAGACATCCACAATCAGTTAATGACACAATTTATAGGTATTGATTTAGGAGGGAAACACCAATTAGCGAATGGAAATTTAGACTGGAGCGTCGCATCTTACCGAAACAGGTTCAAATACGGCAACATTCCAAATGCAGAAGACAACAGTTACTTTTTAATTCAGTTCAATCAAACCGGAGTAGGGGTTAAGCCGGAATATTTAGACACAGTGCCGCTTGCCAATGGTGGAGCGGGAGGACCAAGAGCGTATTGGGCTGCAGATGGCGGAATGCTGGACCCGAACAATCCGAAGTCAATATTTGATTTTTATTCAGATCCAAATTTTAAAACAGATCCGGCAAAAATGAAGTTTTCTACTTTAGAACTTTACAAAATCAACATCGTTGAAAGAGACAATATAATTGCTGCCGTAAATTACGAGCACAACTTTAATGAAAATTTGAAAATGAAGTTCGGTGCAAAATTAACCGACAAAGACCGTATTGCTACTTTCAGAGACGAATATTACAACTGGACAGGTTCGCCAACACCTTATTTGTCTAACTATGGCCCCGATTTAATCAATCAGCCTGGCGGTACAGATTATATGAGAAAAGAAACGGGTTCTTCGATCGGAAATAGCTTTGGTCCGGTTTTATCGGCAGATGGTATGTCAAAATTATTCAATACTTCAAAAGGAAATTTGGTTTTAAACCCTACGGATTCTCAGATTCCGGAATTAGGAAAAGGTTTAGGAAGAAACTTTAATGTAGGCGAAACAACTTCTTCGGTTTATGCCATGTCAACCTACAGCTTATCTGACAAATGGACTATTTTAGGAGGTTTGCGCGTAACCAATACCATAACACAGGTAACCGGTAAAACAGTAGAGAATAATGTAGTAGTTGATGCTGAAAATACCAAAACCTATACATCGGTACTTCCAATGATGCATGTAAAATATACCCCGATTGACAATTTAAACCTTCGTTTTGCTACCACCAGAACATTTGCAAGACCCAACTTTGGAGATATTTCACCAGCCGGTTCACTAAACACGATTGACGGGGAATATGCAGGAGGAAACCCAAATTTAAATCCAACCTATTCGTGGAATTTTGATTTACTGGGAGAGTATTTCCTTGATGAAGTCGGAATCATTAATGCCGGAGTATTTTACAAATCGATTACCGATCCAATTTTTGACGATACGTATCAGGGTACGATCAACGGAATTCCGGACATCGAAATCAGTTCACCTGCCAATGGTGGAAATGCATGGATTGGCGGAGTTGAATTTGGAATCACCAAAAGATTCAGCTTCTTGCCGGGCTTCCTGAAATATTTCGGAACTCAGATCAATGCAACACTTATGAATTCTGAAATGACATTGGGGCAAAATGCTAACAATCCGAACGGAAGAAAAGTATCTACCCCGTACCAGGCAAAAGAACTTTATAATCTTCAATTGTTTTACGAGAATGGTAAACTGAATGTGAGAGCTGCCTTCAACCACAAAGGGGCTTATGCTACAAGTTTTGATGCCAATGCCAAAAACACAGACATGAACGATATTTATTACGGTAAATACAACTCACTTGATTTTTCAGCTTCGTATAAAATAGGCGATCATTTTACCCTTTTCAGTGATGTAAATAACGTGTTGAATGAGCCTTTGATGTACCACTTTGGAGAAACACCAAATCGTCCGAAGCAAGTAGAATATTACGGAATGAAGTTTAATCTTGGTTTAAAATATAATTTATAG
- a CDS encoding sensor histidine kinase yields the protein MEFDFYNTKKKANVNVFKSKSFDEIQDALFVFTISAVNEYEMPFINDATYEMFEVLSNKMFTTTVLSIYNRIHEEDKKHVKKSLLNAIKKRRKWSVVFRAELPLNGLSWFKVTSKRLVNKDGSTEFYGRITDITELKEQELKLKRTEQRFKVMMETSNAGIWDWDLRANRVYYSTQSLKILELKASDTPSTRDGWNKMVHPEDLEGYLSVLQNHLDNKTPSYESFQRVLTSNKEYKWIISKGMVIERDAAGRPLKVIGTHSDVSFQKEKELELKREMEVYKEKNNRLLNFSHIVSHNLNSHAGNFKVLLDLIDSEEGFDEKIETIKYLRAVSGDLSKTIEDLSQIVNIQNNAEINVEPLNVNSYLNRVLNIVNAYSDSSQMTVINNVSPEAVVRFNPAYLESVLQNLSTNAIKYANPAKPLIVEFDFFIENGKKVLTVKDNGLGIDLAKHGDLIFGMYKTFHKHEKANGLGLYITKNQIESMNGKITVDSTVGEGTTFKIVFKD from the coding sequence ATGGAATTCGATTTTTATAATACAAAGAAGAAAGCAAATGTGAATGTTTTTAAATCTAAATCATTTGATGAGATTCAGGATGCGCTTTTCGTATTTACGATTTCGGCAGTTAACGAGTATGAGATGCCATTTATAAATGATGCTACTTATGAAATGTTTGAAGTTTTATCCAATAAAATGTTTACCACCACGGTACTTTCTATCTACAACCGAATCCATGAGGAAGACAAAAAACACGTAAAGAAATCATTATTAAACGCCATTAAAAAAAGAAGAAAATGGAGTGTAGTGTTCAGAGCAGAATTGCCTTTGAACGGATTAAGCTGGTTTAAGGTCACGTCAAAAAGACTGGTTAATAAAGATGGAAGCACAGAATTTTATGGTCGCATAACAGATATTACCGAGTTAAAAGAACAAGAGCTAAAACTGAAAAGAACAGAACAGCGTTTTAAAGTGATGATGGAGACTTCAAATGCAGGTATCTGGGACTGGGATTTAAGAGCGAACAGAGTTTACTACTCCACGCAATCCCTGAAAATATTAGAATTGAAAGCTTCAGATACTCCAAGCACCCGTGATGGCTGGAATAAAATGGTACATCCGGAAGATCTTGAAGGATATTTAAGCGTATTGCAGAATCATTTGGACAACAAAACTCCTTCTTACGAAAGTTTTCAGCGTGTACTGACTTCAAACAAGGAATACAAGTGGATTATTAGCAAAGGAATGGTGATAGAGCGTGACGCAGCAGGGAGACCTTTAAAAGTAATAGGAACTCACAGTGATGTTTCTTTTCAAAAAGAAAAAGAGCTGGAGTTAAAAAGAGAAATGGAAGTGTATAAAGAGAAAAACAACAGATTGTTGAATTTTTCGCACATCGTATCTCATAACCTAAACTCGCACGCAGGTAATTTTAAAGTTCTTTTGGACTTGATCGATTCAGAAGAGGGTTTTGATGAAAAAATCGAAACCATAAAATACCTGCGTGCGGTTTCCGGAGATCTTAGTAAAACAATTGAAGATTTGTCTCAGATTGTAAACATTCAGAACAACGCCGAAATTAATGTTGAGCCTCTCAATGTAAACAGCTATCTGAACAGAGTACTCAACATTGTTAATGCTTATAGCGATAGCAGTCAGATGACAGTAATCAACAACGTTTCTCCAGAAGCAGTTGTTCGTTTTAATCCGGCCTATCTCGAAAGCGTATTGCAAAACCTGAGCACCAATGCTATAAAGTATGCAAATCCTGCTAAACCCCTTATCGTTGAGTTTGATTTTTTCATCGAAAACGGAAAGAAAGTACTGACTGTAAAAGACAACGGTTTAGGGATTGATCTGGCGAAACATGGAGATCTAATTTTCGGAATGTATAAAACATTTCATAAACACGAAAAAGCAAACGGTTTAGGGCTGTACATCACAAAAAACCAGATCGAATCTATGAATGGGAAGATTACGGTAGATAGCACAGTGGGAGAAGGAACCACATTTAAAATTGTTTTTAAAGACTAA